The Candidatus Stygibacter australis sequence CTTTTGCACGCAATTCATACAGCGGATGCATTCCGGTGAGCGGTAATCCTTCCGGGGATCAAGACCCATTGGACAATCTCTTACGCAAAGATTGCAATTATAGCAATGCTCCTCAATGAAGGTAAGTTTCAATAGACTGAATCTATTGAATAGTCCCAGAAATCCTCCCAGAGGACAAATCGTTGTGCAGAAAGGCCTTCTTGTGAAAACTGCTGAAGTGAGAAAGATAAATAGCAGGGCTATTTTCCACCAGTAAAGAGTACCCACCAGTTCTTTTAAATCATCATTCATCAACACATGAGGAATTCCGGCTCCCAATGTTCCTGCAGGGCATATCAATCTGCAGAACCAGGTTTCACGCTGGGCAAAATCCTGTTCATCTTCCGGCAATTGAGAAACGAGTATCATTTTTGATTTTCCAGTTTCGGCTGAATGCACATTTGCCACAAATAAGGGCATGATAACCACAAAAACCAGCAGAATAATATATTTAATATATCTTGTCCATTTGGGTATTTTAAATTTTGGAGATGGGATCAGATGAAGCAATTCCTGTACAAACCCAAATGGGCACAACCAGCCACAAGTCCAGCGTCCGATCAGACCACCAACCAATAGTAATAAGCCGAAGGTGACAAATGAGAAGAACCCAATTACCAGAAAATGCTGAAAAGTACCTACCGGGCAGGCATAGAGCGTTGTGGGGACAGAATAGCAATTGAGTACGGGAATTGGCAAATTCATCAGAAATTCACGTACCTGAGGATAATACTTCACATAAAAATGTCCATCAATAACAAAAATCGCCATGATCAAGACGAAAAGGCGACTCCAGTTATGCGCATAAAAACTGAATTTGTGTTTCACAGGTTAACCTAACCTATCCCTATGCAGGACAGTCAGAGAGTGAGGGCATTACCGGCAATTTCATAGAATTCCTCCATGCCGATGCCCACAAAGATGAATATTAATCCGATAATAATACTAATACCCAGCAAAACAGGTTTTAAAAAAATAAAGGCTGGTTTTTTCATCCGCACCCTTTTTCTTCTTATTCGTCGCATGGATGCATGCATCCACCGCAACCTTTGACATCCTGATCTTTAAAATCCAGCTCAAATTCTATCTCTTCAGGCGGTTTGCAATAGGTAGCAAAGCACATCTGGTAGCCTACAAAGACTTTGAGTGTACAAGCTTTTCCTTTTAACTCATCGCTGACAGTAAAAGGTCTTTTTAAGATCACTTCGTCTTCATAATTGAGTAGTCCCAGTTCATCAAGATGTCCACCTTCGGGCCAGATTGTTTCGCCAAATTTTAATCCAGGAATAGAATCTGCCTCTACATAGACAAAATCTTCCTGTTTGGTCATGTGCATGTCCTTGGGAATAATTATCTTAGCCATCAATGTATCTCCACTGATATACACCGATGCCAGTTTTTCTGCGTCCTCAGCCATGAGCATACTAATGCTCAGCAATATTACTACGAGTATAGCTGTTTTCAATTAAAGCCTCCAGTTAAATATGGCTGAGAGGGCAGGAATCGAACCTGCCGCAGACAGTTTTAGCTGCCTGTTACTGGTTTTGAAGACCAGTTGAGACACCAGTCCCGTCCTCTCTGCGTCCCTTTTCCTTAATACCAGTCATTTTGGCAAGTCATTTTATTGACTGGTCAAGTGAAAAATAGTTGCTTGACAAGAGATAAGATAATTATATGCCTTATAGGTTTATAGGGCATATAATATTTAAGAAAGGCTCCTAAAACCTGGTGAAGATATCCAATCTTATCCCTTTAAAAGGAGATTGGAAATTGCAGACTCCGTTACGGCAGACTTTTCCACCTTTCTCACTCCCTGCAAATAGACGGATTTCCGTATGTTCCCAGACAGGAGCAAGGAGTTCCACGCCAAGTTTGCCTTCTGATTTTGTGATTTCCTGATCGTCATGATATTTCAAAGAACTCAGCACTGACAGTGAATAATTTTTATATACTCCAAAATCCACCTGGAATAAAGGCTCACTATAATCCTCTTCATTGCCATAATTATCATAGCTTTGGTGCTTCCATTCCACTCTCACCAGCACCGGCTTTTCTGCCACCATAAAATCAGCTTCCACGCGGGGAGAAATTTCCTTATCCCATTTATATTCTTCTGCACTATTATCCAGCCGTTCAATCTGCTTATATTCTATATTAAGACCCCAATTAGCGAATTCATGCTTATAATTGCCATAGAAATCCGACTGATTCACATCATCATCTGGTGCCCAGCCCTCTGAATAATTAAGTTCCAGCTGGCTCTTTTCATTTGGTTTCCAGGAGATAATGCCCTGAACGCCTTCTTCATCATATCCGGGTAGACTCCATTGTCCGTATTCTGCTACGGGTTCTTCACAATAATTCACAGTAGGCAGTTCTGCCAGTCTCTCATCAAAGTTCTCATAATCCTTATAGGCAGCCGTAATGCGGAATTTTCCCAAATAGAGGTTCATGTTTCCATAAAGAGCAGAACCATCCAGGTCTTCCACAATGTCCCAGTATTTCTTACTGGCAGCATATTCAGCACTGAGTTCAATGATACTGGTATTGATCTGCAGGCGACCATCAAAAACATCTCGGCGATTAAATTCAGATTCAGGACCATTTACGTAAGCCCGATAACTCAAAGCGCTGCCACCCACAGTTACAGGTTTCCAGAAATTATAAGAGAAATCTGCTCCGTTGACAATGTCTTCATATTCGAAATATTCTTCATTCGGCAGTGAACCATAAATACCCTGCAGCATGAAATTATCATATTTCAATCGCACCTGTACACCATCCAGACGCTCATCGT is a genomic window containing:
- a CDS encoding 4Fe-4S binding protein; translation: MKHKFSFYAHNWSRLFVLIMAIFVIDGHFYVKYYPQVREFLMNLPIPVLNCYSVPTTLYACPVGTFQHFLVIGFFSFVTFGLLLLVGGLIGRWTCGWLCPFGFVQELLHLIPSPKFKIPKWTRYIKYIILLVFVVIMPLFVANVHSAETGKSKMILVSQLPEDEQDFAQRETWFCRLICPAGTLGAGIPHVLMNDDLKELVGTLYWWKIALLFIFLTSAVFTRRPFCTTICPLGGFLGLFNRFSLLKLTFIEEHCYNCNLCVRDCPMGLDPRKDYRSPECIRCMNCVQKKCFAIRKYASITDEVPQKN
- a CDS encoding DUF6029 family protein; the encoded protein is MKRIIIILIIFSLAILNASEKLQKAGDFQLQDADGNLVKLSDVNDKLVLIDFWASWCAPCKKALPHLSNFQEKYGDDLVVLAINIDKPRHQSQAQAYIKSNGYVFTNLYDPEQVTLKLYNVVNPPRTILVAPGMNIVYTHDGYKRGDEVEIEENIIKWLNTKPETKPEAQGTTAGNFYISGMNKLAYVYRSAEDSLQHYIDNEFSLTANYNKFRFGMTYNGELPKYNRFAPDEYLDNANIKHEWVERFGEYNGDNLYIRAGNYETVFGSGMVIHAYNNTDMNDDERLDGVQVRLKYDNFMLQGIYGSLPNEEYFEYEDIVNGADFSYNFWKPVTVGGSALSYRAYVNGPESEFNRRDVFDGRLQINTSIIELSAEYAASKKYWDIVEDLDGSALYGNMNLYLGKFRITAAYKDYENFDERLAELPTVNYCEEPVAEYGQWSLPGYDEEGVQGIISWKPNEKSQLELNYSEGWAPDDDVNQSDFYGNYKHEFANWGLNIEYKQIERLDNSAEEYKWDKEISPRVEADFMVAEKPVLVRVEWKHQSYDNYGNEEDYSEPLFQVDFGVYKNYSLSVLSSLKYHDDQEITKSEGKLGVELLAPVWEHTEIRLFAGSEKGGKVCRNGVCNFQSPFKGIRLDIFTRF